The Acidobacteriota bacterium genomic interval TTGGCGCCCGCGGTCACCGCCTTGACGCCCTCGCGGAAGATGGCCTGGGCCAGCACGGTGGCGGTAGTGGTGCCGTCACCGGCCACGTCCGAGGTCTTCGAGCTGACCTCGCGGACCATCTGGCAGCCGATGTTCTCCCACGGGTCGTCCAGCTCGAGCTCCTTGGCGACGGTGACGCCGTCCTTGGTCGACAGCGGCGAGCCGAACTTCTTCTCGATGACGACGTTGCGCCCGCGGGGACCGAGCGTCACCTTCACGGCGTCCGCGAGCTTGTTCACGCCGCGGAGCAGCGCCTGTCGGCAATCCTCCGCGTAGGAAACCTTCTTCGCAGCCATGGCTACTCCTCGTTCGCCCGGGCCCAGGGGCCCGGGCGGGGATCTCCGAATCGATGCCGTCAGTGGCGGGTCTGCCCCGGAACGGGGCGCCGCCTCAGCCGACGATGCCGAGGATCTCGTCCTCGCGCAGGATCACGTACTCCTCACCCTCGATCTTGACCTCGGTTCCGGAGTACTTGCCGAACAGCACCCTGTCGCCCTTCTTGACCTCGAGCGGATGCACCTTGCCCTGGTCGTCCCGCTTACCCTGGCCGACCGCGATCACCTCCCCCTCCTGCGGCTTTTCCTTCGCCGTGTCGGGGATGATGATCCCGCCCTTGGTCTTCTGGGCCTCCTCGATCCGCTTGACGAGCACGCGATCGTGGAGAGGCTTGATCTTCATGACCGGTCCTCCTGTAATAAGACGCGAATTTGCAATAACTTGCGGGCACACGCCCGACCGCCGGCTAGCACTCCTCGCCGGCGAGTGCTGACAATAAGATCGGCCCTCGGGGCTGTCAAGCCGCAACGCGCCGGCGGGGCGTTCCGGGCGCGCGCCCCGCGGACGCGTTGCCGTTTCGCGGAAAAGAGGCGAAAAAGATCCGTGGGCGACACCGGCCCGGACGGCGCGCCGCGCGCAGCGGCGCGGGGGCGGAGCCGCCCGCCGTCCGGGCGAGGGGAGACCGCCGGCGGCCCGGCGCCGGCGGGAGGAAGCCGGCGGAGCCACGATGACCGATCGCCGCAGTGCCATCGTTCCTCTCGACGAGCGGACGTTGCTGCAGAGGCTGGAACGCGCCGCCGAGCGCCTCGGAGTGGAGCCGCTCCAGCGAAGGGAAATGGAGCACCTCGTGGGGGTGGTCACCCGCTGCTC includes:
- the groEL gene encoding molecular chaperone GroEL (60 kDa chaperone family; promotes refolding of misfolded polypeptides especially under stressful conditions; forms two stacked rings of heptamers to form a barrel-shaped 14mer; ends can be capped by GroES; misfolded proteins enter the barrel where they are refolded when GroES binds; many bacteria have multiple copies of the groEL gene which are active under different environmental conditions; the B.japonicum protein in this cluster is expressed constitutively; in Rhodobacter, Corynebacterium and Rhizobium this protein is essential for growth) translates to MAAKKVSYAEDCRQALLRGVNKLADAVKVTLGPRGRNVVIEKKFGSPLSTKDGVTVAKELELDDPWENIGCQMVREVSSKTSDVAGDGTTTATVLAQAIFREGVKAVTAGANPMDLKRGIEAATEAVVEEIKKLSQPVKGKMIAQVGAISANNDEEIGKII
- a CDS encoding co-chaperone GroES, whose protein sequence is MKIKPLHDRVLVKRIEEAQKTKGGIIIPDTAKEKPQEGEVIAVGQGKRDDQGKVHPLEVKKGDRVLFGKYSGTEVKIEGEEYVILREDEILGIVG